The stretch of DNA CCGTTGATGATAATACTGTTCCAGAATTTCTTATTGAAATGCCAGGCAGCTTCCACGCTGGTATAGCGTTCCCGCAGGTCGATCGCCTGTGCAGGATCACATTTTACCGAAACCTTTAATACAGGGTCATTTATCGGTATTACAGCAAACCATTTATCGAATATCCTGAAAATAAGATATTCGTCATCAAAAGGCATATATTCTGTTGCGTCCTTAATTGAGAGACAATATTCCCGTAATTTCTCTATGTTCATTTTTCTTTTTTCTAGCTGCCGAATATAGAAATTTATCTACCATTTCCTGAAAT from Bacteroidales bacterium encodes:
- a CDS encoding MmcQ/YjbR family DNA-binding protein — protein: MNIEKLREYCLSIKDATEYMPFDDEYLIFRIFDKWFAVIPINDPVLKVSVKCDPAQAIDLRERYTSVEAAWHFNKKFWNSIIINGDMNDETVKFWIRHSVKEVLKKLPKKTQIEYLKDYSL